One Tolypothrix sp. NIES-4075 genomic region harbors:
- a CDS encoding DsbA family protein — translation MSDAIPGDALSDPCGNCKAECNQLVVPPSEQDHRQGSLNACVVLVEYGDYQCPQCSELYTSIQAIQCQLEATLFGRDSLCFVFRHFPQPQIHPQAQKAAAATEAAAAQGQFWQMHEMLLKHQQKLEDGYLAEYADNLGLDVTQFIRDIAQKVYVDRINQDIASGMDSGVVSTPALFINGVRYRDALELEPLLVAIVGASQEMD, via the coding sequence ATGAGCGATGCTATTCCTGGCGACGCACTTAGCGACCCTTGCGGTAACTGCAAAGCAGAGTGCAATCAATTAGTTGTACCTCCTTCTGAGCAAGACCATCGACAAGGATCGTTGAATGCTTGCGTTGTGCTTGTTGAGTATGGGGATTATCAGTGTCCCCAATGTAGCGAACTTTATACCTCAATTCAGGCAATTCAATGCCAGCTTGAGGCGACCTTATTCGGGAGAGATTCTCTATGCTTTGTATTCCGACATTTTCCTCAACCTCAAATCCACCCTCAAGCTCAAAAGGCAGCAGCAGCGACAGAAGCAGCAGCAGCACAAGGGCAGTTTTGGCAAATGCACGAGATGTTATTGAAACATCAGCAAAAGCTAGAAGATGGGTATTTAGCAGAATACGCTGACAATTTAGGGCTTGATGTAACTCAGTTTATTCGAGACATTGCCCAAAAAGTGTATGTCGATCGCATCAATCAAGACATTGCTAGCGGAATGGATAGTGGGGTGGTTAGCACTCCAGCTTTATTTATCAATGGTGTGCGTTATAGAGACGCTTTAGAGCTTGAGCCACTACTTGTTGCGATCGTTGGAGCTTCTCAGGAAATGGACTAA
- a CDS encoding PAS domain-containing protein, translated as MSSLLKQVVAQVSRTVPLQTVLIVPFVLQTLVTVGLVGYFSFKNRHEAINDLASQLRRELTNRIEGKLQTYTEIPYNINRLNASTFARGTIDPSAVKGEFPLWQQIQIYPMVSDIYCGDRKGSLLGVRRSPGDRSIELRSSNVATDRKLYGYSVDRNGQRDQLVSQGNKPFDARVRPWYKAAVMAGEPVWSGIYADFASQLPTITASTPVYSTADRSLLGVCATDVFLPNEMSRFLANLQIGKTGIAFILERSGQLVATSTGEAIISSGAAANRLSAVESRNPTVRATAAYLHDRFSDVWQIQTAEQLDFNFDGRRQLLQVMPFKDNRGLDWLIVTVLPESDFMAKINQSIHTTILLCIAALLLSIAICILIARWIVKPIVSVSQSAKALADGAWDQTVEIERSGDLGELARSFNQMAQQLQIAFAKMQSLNQTLAQSETRLQKILESVPVGIAVLDATGRPYYTNQKAIQLLGRGVLPSVTPEQIAEVYQLYVAGTDRPYPTEQLMMIRALNGEQGSVDDIEIHQGNRIIAIESWGTPIFDESGNILYAIAAFQDITERKQAEKLLAEYNRTLEQQVAERTAALQASEVELRGVYDELRLQEQELRLIADALPILISYVDTNRCYQFINRTYEVWFNRSRDEILGNPVRQLLGEAVYQRVEPYINQVFAGQTVNLETEIAFPAGKRCISATFIPDFDDNAQVRGFYSLMTDISDRKRAEHTSILEERNRMAREIHDTLAQSFTGILLQVGAVTRVSADISEATQVYLEMIDELARTGLAEARRSVAALRPQLLEEGNLESALHRLVSQMRSTIDTVLIYETQGTAYSLPADVENNLLRIGQEALTNAIKYACASEIRVELMYSQTQCILRVKDNGRGFGVGSTPVNSGFGLLGMSERAERIGAQLAIQSQPGQGTEIIVTINREREL; from the coding sequence ATGAGCAGTCTTCTCAAGCAAGTTGTAGCTCAAGTTTCCAGAACGGTGCCATTGCAGACGGTTTTGATTGTGCCGTTTGTGCTGCAAACTTTGGTGACGGTCGGCTTAGTGGGGTATTTTTCCTTCAAAAATAGACACGAAGCCATCAACGATCTCGCCAGTCAACTGCGGCGCGAACTGACGAACCGGATCGAAGGCAAACTACAAACCTATACCGAGATACCCTATAACATCAATCGGCTCAATGCCAGCACCTTCGCTCGGGGAACAATTGACCCTAGCGCAGTCAAAGGTGAGTTTCCACTCTGGCAGCAAATTCAGATTTATCCAATGGTGAGCGATATCTACTGTGGCGATCGCAAAGGTTCTCTTCTAGGGGTGCGACGTAGCCCTGGCGATCGCTCAATTGAACTGCGATCGAGTAATGTTGCTACAGATCGTAAACTCTATGGCTACAGCGTCGATCGCAATGGTCAGCGAGACCAGTTAGTCAGTCAAGGCAACAAACCCTTCGATGCGCGGGTTCGTCCCTGGTATAAAGCAGCAGTGATGGCAGGCGAACCAGTCTGGAGTGGAATCTATGCCGACTTTGCTAGCCAGTTGCCAACGATTACTGCCAGTACGCCTGTCTATAGCACTGCCGATCGATCGCTGTTGGGGGTCTGCGCCACCGATGTGTTTTTGCCTAATGAGATGAGCCGTTTTTTGGCGAACCTGCAAATCGGCAAGACAGGCATCGCCTTTATTTTAGAACGATCGGGACAACTGGTTGCCACCTCCACCGGAGAGGCGATTATCAGTAGTGGGGCGGCGGCAAATCGATTGTCCGCAGTTGAGAGCCGTAACCCTACTGTACGAGCTACTGCTGCCTATTTGCACGATCGTTTTAGCGATGTGTGGCAGATTCAGACTGCGGAACAGCTTGATTTTAATTTCGATGGTAGGCGGCAGTTGCTTCAGGTGATGCCATTCAAAGATAATCGTGGGCTGGATTGGCTGATTGTCACGGTGTTGCCTGAATCCGATTTCATGGCAAAGATTAATCAGAGCATTCACACGACGATTCTGCTTTGTATTGCGGCTTTGCTACTTAGTATTGCGATCTGCATTTTGATTGCCCGATGGATCGTTAAACCGATTGTCAGCGTCAGTCAATCGGCAAAAGCGCTAGCAGACGGTGCATGGGATCAGACGGTAGAAATTGAGCGATCGGGCGATTTGGGCGAACTGGCTCGATCGTTCAACCAGATGGCACAGCAACTTCAAATCGCATTTGCCAAAATGCAGTCTTTAAACCAGACTCTCGCCCAAAGTGAAACCCGCCTCCAGAAAATTTTAGAGTCGGTTCCGGTAGGAATTGCGGTTCTGGACGCAACAGGTCGCCCTTATTACACGAATCAGAAGGCAATCCAACTCTTGGGCAGGGGCGTGCTGCCGTCTGTCACCCCAGAGCAAATTGCCGAGGTCTATCAACTCTATGTGGCAGGAACCGATCGCCCCTACCCAACTGAACAACTGATGATGATACGAGCGCTAAACGGCGAACAGGGCAGTGTGGATGATATCGAAATTCACCAGGGGAATCGCATCATTGCGATCGAAAGTTGGGGAACTCCAATTTTTGATGAGTCTGGGAACATTCTGTATGCGATCGCAGCCTTTCAAGACATCACCGAACGCAAACAAGCAGAGAAGCTTTTAGCAGAATACAATCGCACCCTAGAGCAACAAGTTGCAGAACGAACGGCAGCATTGCAGGCAAGCGAAGTAGAGCTACGCGGTGTCTACGACGAGCTTCGCTTACAGGAGCAGGAATTACGACTGATTGCCGACGCTCTACCTATTCTAATTAGCTACGTAGATACTAATCGGTGTTATCAATTTATTAACCGTACCTATGAGGTTTGGTTCAACCGTAGCCGCGATGAAATTTTGGGCAACCCTGTTCGTCAACTGCTCGGTGAGGCGGTTTATCAACGGGTTGAGCCGTATATCAATCAGGTGTTTGCAGGGCAAACGGTAAATCTAGAAACAGAAATCGCTTTTCCAGCTGGCAAGCGGTGTATCAGCGCCACCTTTATTCCTGATTTTGATGACAATGCTCAGGTGAGAGGTTTCTACAGTCTCATGACAGATATTAGCGATCGCAAACGAGCTGAACACACTTCTATCTTAGAAGAGCGTAACCGGATGGCGCGAGAAATTCATGATACACTCGCTCAATCTTTCACAGGTATTCTGCTTCAAGTTGGAGCAGTAACACGAGTGTCGGCGGACATCTCGGAAGCAACCCAGGTATATCTGGAAATGATTGATGAACTAGCACGCACTGGGCTGGCAGAGGCACGGCGATCTGTAGCAGCACTCCGTCCGCAGCTATTGGAAGAGGGCAATTTAGAGAGCGCCCTGCACCGCCTCGTGAGCCAGATGCGATCGACGATCGATACGGTTCTGATTTACGAGACTCAGGGGACAGCCTATTCCTTACCAGCCGATGTAGAGAACAACTTACTCCGAATTGGGCAGGAAGCATTAACCAATGCAATCAAATACGCCTGTGCTAGTGAAATTCGGGTTGAGTTAATGTACAGCCAGACACAATGCATCTTACGGGTTAAAGACAATGGACGGGGCTTTGGAGTGGGTAGCACTCCAGTAAACAGTGGTTTTGGCTTATTAGGAATGAGCGAACGGGCAGAGCGCATTGGTGCTCAACTAGCGATTCAAAGCCAACCGGGACAGGGAACAGAAATTATTGTCACTATCAATCGAGAGAGAGAATTATGA
- a CDS encoding glucose 1-dehydrogenase, protein MKELEGKIALVTGGNSGIGLATAKQFVAEGAYVYITGRRQAELDAAVEAMGKNVTAVQSDVSNLADLDRLFATIKLELGHLDIIFANAGGGQIAPLGAITEEHFDKTFNINVKGLLFTVQKSLPLLPEGASIILNASITSIKGTPAFSVYSATKAAVRSFARNWILDLRERKIRVNAISPGVVPTPGYDHLGLNDQQLQEFVDSQANTIPLGRVGKPDEIAKAVVFLASDDSSFVNGIELFVDGGMAQI, encoded by the coding sequence ATGAAAGAACTAGAAGGAAAAATCGCCCTTGTCACGGGTGGCAACAGTGGTATCGGTCTTGCCACAGCCAAACAGTTTGTTGCTGAAGGTGCCTATGTCTACATCACGGGTCGTCGCCAAGCCGAACTGGATGCTGCTGTGGAAGCCATGGGTAAAAATGTTACAGCTGTGCAGAGCGATGTTTCTAATCTGGCAGACCTCGATCGCCTGTTTGCCACCATTAAGCTTGAACTTGGACACCTCGATATCATCTTCGCTAATGCTGGAGGTGGACAAATTGCCCCACTTGGAGCAATCACTGAGGAACACTTTGACAAAACATTCAACATAAATGTCAAAGGTTTGCTGTTCACCGTACAAAAGTCACTGCCACTGTTGCCAGAGGGCGCTTCTATTATCCTGAATGCTTCGATTACTTCTATAAAAGGTACGCCAGCATTCAGTGTTTACAGCGCTACTAAAGCCGCCGTGCGATCGTTTGCTCGGAATTGGATACTCGACCTCAGAGAACGCAAGATCCGAGTGAATGCCATAAGCCCTGGTGTGGTTCCAACTCCTGGTTACGATCATTTGGGACTGAATGACCAGCAGTTACAAGAATTCGTGGACAGCCAAGCCAACACCATTCCACTGGGACGAGTCGGCAAACCTGATGAGATTGCCAAAGCGGTTGTTTTTCTGGCTTCAGATGACAGCAGCTTTGTCAACGGCATTGAGTTGTTTGTTGATGGCGGTATGGCACAGATTTGA
- a CDS encoding response regulator — MSKSTTIRVLIVDDHAIVRKGLATIIDSDPEMTVIAQAEDGQQAIALFREHQPDITLMDLRMPKMAGVDAILEICAEFKQARIAVLTTYDGDEDIYRGLRAGAHGYLLKDAKPGELLNAIRAIHNGQKYILPEVGAKLLQRISNPELSERELEVLRLMAQGMSNQEIGTALTIGESTVKSHVNRILSKLGVSDRTQAVIVAVKRGLVSL, encoded by the coding sequence ATGAGCAAATCCACTACGATTCGTGTTCTGATTGTTGATGACCATGCCATTGTCAGAAAGGGATTGGCAACCATCATTGATTCCGATCCAGAAATGACCGTGATTGCTCAAGCCGAAGATGGGCAACAAGCGATCGCCTTGTTTCGAGAACACCAACCCGACATCACGCTAATGGATTTACGTATGCCCAAAATGGCAGGGGTGGATGCCATTCTAGAGATTTGTGCTGAATTTAAGCAGGCCCGGATTGCAGTACTCACGACCTATGATGGTGATGAAGACATCTATCGTGGCTTGCGTGCGGGTGCTCACGGCTATCTGCTTAAGGATGCTAAACCTGGTGAGCTTTTGAATGCGATTCGCGCCATTCATAATGGTCAGAAATATATTCTACCAGAAGTGGGCGCAAAATTATTGCAGCGAATTAGCAATCCAGAACTGAGTGAACGAGAGTTGGAAGTGCTGCGTTTGATGGCACAAGGAATGAGTAATCAAGAAATTGGGACTGCTTTGACTATTGGTGAAAGTACCGTAAAATCCCATGTGAATCGGATTTTAAGCAAACTGGGAGTGAGCGATCGCACTCAAGCCGTGATTGTTGCCGTTAAACGCGGGCTTGTCAGTTTATAG
- a CDS encoding alpha/beta fold hydrolase: MIVFTWKKVQKLLLWLLAFGVAGGVSIHYSTSAISKELPQASGSKPAIVLVHGAYADGTSWQHVIPLLEQDGYKVTAVQIPLTSLADDVATTKRVIEYQKGAVVVVGHSYGGNVITGAAANNPQVKALVYVNAFAPDVGEKTSDLNKRYAAPPISTAIVSDAANFLYVDREKFHQFFAQDVSKAEARVMAATQKPIASAAFEQSVSDIAWKTIPSWFIVTQSDV, translated from the coding sequence ATGATAGTTTTTACATGGAAAAAAGTTCAAAAATTGTTGCTGTGGTTACTTGCATTTGGTGTTGCTGGTGGGGTATCAATACATTATTCAACATCAGCTATTTCAAAAGAATTACCTCAAGCGTCCGGCTCTAAACCTGCGATCGTTCTTGTTCATGGGGCTTATGCTGACGGTACATCATGGCAACACGTCATTCCATTGTTGGAGCAGGATGGCTACAAAGTGACTGCTGTGCAGATTCCGCTCACCTCGCTTGCTGATGATGTCGCAACGACAAAACGGGTGATTGAATATCAGAAGGGTGCTGTTGTTGTAGTTGGGCATTCCTATGGTGGCAATGTAATCACAGGTGCGGCGGCTAACAATCCACAGGTGAAAGCTCTGGTTTATGTCAATGCTTTCGCACCAGATGTCGGTGAAAAGACGAGTGATTTGAATAAAAGGTACGCAGCACCTCCAATTAGTACGGCGATCGTGTCTGATGCCGCAAACTTTCTCTATGTCGATCGCGAGAAATTCCACCAATTTTTTGCCCAGGACGTATCGAAGGCTGAGGCGCGAGTGATGGCAGCAACCCAAAAGCCGATCGCCAGCGCCGCGTTTGAGCAATCAGTAAGTGACATCGCTTGGAAAACGATTCCTTCTTGGTTTATCGTTACTCAAAGCGATGTCTGA
- a CDS encoding WD40 repeat domain-containing protein, producing the protein MKSQIPIFSKNLSNYESDKDTSLDNLPSASRSRKNITTATLVNTLSGGGWYYALGIAPDGKTLVSGNENGIIEIWDLQTGESKFTLTEHGLSVLSVAISPDGKTLVSGSKDKTINIWNLQTRKLKSTLVGHHDDVWSVVISPDGKTLVSGSSDDTIKIWNLQTGELKSTIPAHSRVVRSLVISPDGKTLVTGGVEIIKVWNLQTGKLKATFSGHSNTIFSLAISSDGKTLISGSCDRTIKTWNLQTGELKSTLSGHNSCTWSVAISSNGKTLASIGDDLNIKIWNLQTGELESTLYANPSAVFSLAMTSDGNTLVSGDYGTIKIWRLFSQ; encoded by the coding sequence GTGAAAAGTCAGATCCCTATCTTTTCAAAAAACCTCTCGAATTATGAATCTGATAAAGATACTTCTTTAGATAATTTACCTAGCGCCTCTCGTTCACGTAAAAATATTACGACTGCAACTTTAGTTAATACTCTTTCGGGAGGTGGTTGGTATTATGCATTAGGCATTGCCCCAGATGGCAAGACCTTGGTTAGTGGGAATGAGAACGGCATTATCGAAATCTGGGATCTCCAAACAGGAGAGTCGAAATTTACCCTCACAGAGCATGGACTCTCGGTTCTTTCCGTTGCTATAAGCCCAGACGGTAAAACTTTGGTCAGTGGAAGTAAAGACAAAACTATTAACATCTGGAATCTACAAACGCGAAAGTTAAAATCTACCCTTGTTGGCCATCATGATGACGTTTGGTCTGTAGTAATTAGCCCAGATGGAAAGACCTTAGTTAGTGGTAGTAGTGATGATACTATTAAAATCTGGAACCTGCAAACAGGAGAGTTGAAATCAACCATCCCTGCTCACTCACGGGTAGTTCGTTCTTTAGTAATCAGCCCTGATGGAAAAACTTTGGTTACTGGAGGTGTTGAGATTATTAAAGTTTGGAACTTGCAAACAGGAAAGTTGAAAGCCACTTTTAGCGGACATTCTAATACTATTTTTTCTTTAGCTATTAGCTCGGATGGTAAGACTTTGATTAGTGGAAGTTGTGACAGAACAATCAAAACCTGGAACCTGCAAACAGGAGAATTAAAATCTACCCTTAGTGGACATAATAGCTGTACTTGGTCTGTAGCCATTAGCTCAAATGGTAAGACCTTGGCCAGTATAGGTGATGACCTCAATATCAAAATCTGGAATCTGCAAACAGGAGAGTTAGAATCTACTCTCTATGCTAATCCTAGTGCAGTTTTTTCCCTAGCTATGACCTCCGATGGTAACACTTTGGTAAGTGGAGATTACGGAACTATCAAGATTTGGCGATTATTTTCTCAGTGA
- a CDS encoding response regulator encodes MSQPSRIRVLVVDDHPVVRQGLIGMLEKAPDIVIVGQGRNGHEAIAVFQQQQPDVTLMDLRMPDMGGVQAITLICNEFPNARIIVLTTYDTDEEIYQGLRSGAKGYLLKDSEPEELLTAIRTVTRGQRYIPPNVAAKLVQRMTAPELSDRELEVLQLVGQGMNNQEISTTLNISESTVKTHINRILSKLDVKDRTQAAIIALKRGIASL; translated from the coding sequence ATGAGTCAGCCTAGTCGCATTCGCGTTCTGGTTGTGGACGATCATCCCGTCGTCCGCCAGGGTTTGATCGGAATGTTAGAGAAGGCTCCAGATATCGTCATTGTTGGTCAGGGGCGAAATGGACATGAGGCGATCGCAGTTTTTCAGCAACAGCAACCTGATGTGACTTTGATGGATTTACGGATGCCCGATATGGGAGGTGTTCAGGCGATTACGCTGATTTGCAATGAGTTTCCCAATGCCCGAATTATTGTGCTGACCACCTATGACACCGATGAAGAGATTTATCAAGGATTGCGATCGGGGGCAAAGGGGTATTTACTGAAGGATTCTGAGCCAGAGGAACTATTGACAGCAATTCGTACTGTAACCAGGGGACAACGGTATATTCCCCCCAACGTGGCTGCCAAGCTAGTCCAGCGAATGACTGCTCCAGAACTGAGCGATCGTGAGCTAGAAGTTCTCCAGTTAGTCGGACAGGGAATGAACAACCAGGAAATTAGCACTACTCTAAATATTAGTGAAAGTACAGTGAAGACTCATATCAACCGAATTTTAAGCAAGCTAGATGTCAAAGATCGCACCCAAGCAGCCATTATTGCGTTGAAACGCGGAATTGCTAGCTTGTGA
- a CDS encoding IS4 family transposase has product MKILETNPYSCCDFGDKRLTRRAVSIAECLFVKYGQPLSKIFKSASDLKRGYEFFANPKTTFEKLTKPCFKQTAIEINGLPVVLAVGDTTFLDYKKILDKRDDYGPTGNGGNGLILHSSLALDPDFGQPLGLLWEKLWHREKKASPLPGETPSNKKQRLKKEQKIKRNKAFKEKESYRWVEAFSKIEKLFKGLETTVNGLLSRIIHVFDREGDIAEVFSRVRKTKNTGVVVRAAHNRCLESENSHLWEYVTSQPVQFVTTVELSETKKRSARTATLEVRFCPVSISPPKRLKLEGSFNVYAVYAREIDVPENCEPVEWMLLTTESVTTQQLAAQILRWYTYRWRVEEYHKILKSGCQAESYRLAGESMSTMLGFLTVIAAQLLRMTYLHRTSPQSSATEVLTKIQMDVLLASTPPLLKKDVEFTIDWAIRAIARLGGYLEHRKNSAIGIQVLWRGWLELETLCQGWLLHDRLYS; this is encoded by the coding sequence ATGAAAATATTAGAAACAAATCCGTACTCTTGTTGTGACTTTGGGGACAAACGCCTAACTCGAAGAGCGGTATCGATTGCCGAGTGTTTATTTGTAAAATATGGTCAACCGTTGTCCAAAATCTTTAAAAGTGCTAGCGACTTGAAACGCGGGTACGAATTTTTCGCCAATCCAAAAACAACGTTTGAAAAGTTGACTAAACCTTGCTTTAAACAAACAGCAATCGAAATAAACGGCTTACCAGTGGTGCTTGCTGTAGGCGATACAACTTTTCTTGATTACAAGAAAATATTGGATAAGCGTGATGATTATGGTCCTACAGGTAACGGTGGGAATGGGCTAATTTTACACAGTTCTTTAGCATTAGATCCGGACTTTGGTCAACCATTGGGGCTGTTGTGGGAGAAGCTATGGCATCGAGAGAAAAAAGCTTCACCACTACCGGGAGAAACACCCTCAAACAAGAAACAGCGATTAAAAAAAGAGCAAAAAATCAAGAGAAATAAGGCATTTAAGGAGAAAGAGTCTTATAGATGGGTTGAAGCTTTCTCAAAGATAGAAAAACTGTTTAAGGGTCTAGAAACAACCGTTAATGGTCTGTTATCTAGAATAATTCATGTTTTTGACCGAGAAGGTGATATTGCTGAGGTGTTTAGCCGAGTACGTAAAACTAAAAACACAGGTGTAGTTGTCAGAGCCGCTCACAATCGGTGTTTAGAATCTGAGAATTCTCATTTATGGGAGTACGTCACATCCCAGCCAGTACAGTTTGTCACCACGGTTGAACTATCTGAAACTAAAAAACGGAGTGCAAGAACTGCAACTTTAGAGGTTAGGTTTTGTCCGGTATCAATAAGTCCTCCAAAGCGATTAAAGTTAGAAGGCAGTTTCAATGTTTACGCGGTTTATGCACGCGAAATTGACGTACCAGAAAATTGTGAACCAGTAGAGTGGATGTTACTAACTACTGAGTCAGTAACTACACAACAATTAGCCGCTCAAATTCTCCGTTGGTATACGTATCGTTGGCGAGTTGAAGAGTATCACAAGATTCTCAAATCCGGTTGCCAAGCCGAAAGCTATCGGTTGGCTGGTGAGAGTATGTCAACTATGCTGGGTTTTTTGACTGTAATTGCTGCCCAACTATTAAGAATGACTTATTTGCACCGAACTTCTCCTCAAAGTTCCGCAACAGAGGTGTTAACAAAAATACAGATGGACGTGCTACTTGCAAGTACCCCACCATTACTAAAAAAAGACGTAGAATTTACGATTGATTGGGCGATTAGAGCAATTGCACGCTTGGGAGGATACTTAGAACATAGGAAAAACAGTGCAATTGGGATACAAGTTTTATGGAGGGGTTGGCTGGAGTTAGAAACTTTGTGCCAAGGTTGGCTGCTACACGATAGATTATATTCTTAA
- a CDS encoding DsbA family protein, producing the protein MVYDPDRSSLFVPPSTQDHIQGVLSAVVVLVMYGDYECFQSANVYRLIKVAGQQLSASFGENGLGFIFRHFPQEQIHPHAQRAAQAAEAAADQGQFWQMHEMLFVHQQELENGYLVEYANRLGLDISQFLQDLSRRVYVVRINADIEGGLQSGVKAAPALFINGIRYLDRWTLDQIMAAIVTASDRGF; encoded by the coding sequence ATGGTTTACGATCCCGATCGTAGTTCTTTATTCGTCCCACCTTCAACGCAAGATCATATTCAAGGTGTGTTAAGTGCTGTTGTGGTACTTGTAATGTATGGCGACTATGAATGTTTTCAGAGTGCAAACGTCTATCGGTTGATTAAAGTTGCCGGGCAACAATTGAGTGCTTCTTTTGGAGAAAATGGTTTGGGTTTTATCTTCCGTCATTTTCCCCAAGAACAGATTCATCCTCATGCTCAACGGGCGGCCCAAGCGGCGGAAGCCGCAGCAGATCAAGGACAGTTTTGGCAAATGCACGAGATGTTGTTTGTCCATCAACAAGAGTTGGAAAACGGTTATCTGGTTGAGTATGCCAATCGTTTAGGACTTGATATTTCTCAATTTTTGCAGGATTTATCCAGGAGAGTGTATGTCGTTCGCATCAATGCAGATATCGAAGGTGGACTGCAAAGTGGAGTAAAGGCTGCACCCGCTTTGTTTATCAATGGAATTCGCTATCTCGATCGCTGGACTCTCGATCAAATAATGGCAGCCATTGTCACTGCAAGCGATCGAGGTTTTTGA